A region of the Nocardia nova SH22a genome:
GCGCCATCTCGATCGTGCCGACCTTCCTGATCGGGCTGATCCTGTCCTATCTGGCCTGCCGCGGTCTCATCACCCTGGTGCACGGCCAGTCTGCGGGGGTGTACGACCACTACTTCTTCCAATTCGTCTCCGGATTCGACGTGATCGCCGCGGTGATCAAGGTGGCGATCTTCGCGACCGTCGTGATCCTCATCCACAGCTACTACGGCTTCTTCGCCACCGGCGGCCCCGAGGGCGTCGGCATCGCGTCGGGTCGTGCGGTGCGGGCCTCGTCGGTGGCGATCGTGGCCATCGACATGGTGCTGACGCTGATGCTGTGGGGTTTCAACGCGACGATCGATTTCACGGGGTAGGACAGTGCCGAACTACGGAATGCCCGGTGTGGCGGTGGACAAGCGGCGCTCACTGCTGGTCGGCGGGGTCGCGCTCGGACTCGTCGCCGCCGTGGTGATCGCGACCATGGCCTATCGCGGACTGCGCTCCGACGACAGCCTGCGCATCGCGCTGCACACCGAACAGATCGGCGACGGTGTGCTCACCGGCACGCCCGTGCGGGTCGACGGTGTGCAGGTCGGCAAGGTGGAAGAGATCACGCCCGCCGACGGCGGCACGCAGCGAATCACCTTGCGGCTGGACCGATCCCAGCTGCACGGCATCGACGACAGTCTGCATGTGGACTACGCCCCGGCGAACCTCTTCGGGATCAGCGAGATCGAGTTGCGGCCCGGTTCCGGTGGCGCACCGCTGCGTGCGGACAGCACCATCGAACTCACCGGGCGGCACTCCGGCGCGGTCTACGACGCGACCATGGGCGGGCTGCTGCGCGGGCTGTCGCAGACCGGCAATGCCCTGCTCACACCGCAGATGGCGACGGTGATCTCACAGGTGGCCGGTGATGTGCAGGGGTTCACACCGCTGGTGCAGGCTTTGATCTCGGTGGCGCAGACCATCACCGACAACCAGAAGATGCCCAGCTCCGAACTGGTGGGTCGGCTCGGTCCGGCCTTCGACGGCGGCGGCAAGTTCGCCGGAGCCACCATCCAGGTCCTCGACCTGATCCGCAATATCCCACGGCTGCAGGACAATCGGGGCTCCTACGATGCCGGGACCGCCGCGCTCACCGATTCGGTACTGCCCGCACTGGCGAACCTCGGCACCGGCGCGGGCAGCGAATTGTCCGGCAGCACAGACGCTTTGGCGCCCGTTCTCGCCGTCCTGGCCCAGCTGGTGCCGCATCCGCAACAGTCCGGCGCCGATCTGACCGAGTTGCTGCGCCGGTTGCGCACCGGCCTGCACGACACCCCGGACGGCCCGGTGCTCGACGCCGACATCGACGTGCGCGGGGTGCCCGTGCTGGCACCACTGCTGGGAGGAATCCGATGAAGGTGGGCGCCGCCGCCTGGCGGCTGGGACTGTTCGCGGTGGTGATGATCGTCGTGCTGTCGGTGGTGTTCACCGCCATCAAGCGGCCGGTGTCCGGCGATACCGAGACCCATCAGGCGCTGTTCACCGATGCCAACGGACTCAAAGTCGGTGACGATGTGCGCCAGTTCGGCGTCCAGGTCGGCAAGGTCGAGGGCATCTCCCTCAACGGCGCGCTGGCGCGAGTCCGGTTGTCGCTGAAGACGACCGCGCCGATCTACGACAACTCGCACCTGGCGATCCGCTATCAGAACCTCACCGGCCAGCGCTACATCGATCTGCAGCAGGAACCGAAGCCCGGGACGCGGCTGCCGGGCGGGCACACCGTCGGCATCGACCACACCGTGCCCTCCTTCGATGTGACCAGTATGTTCAACGGCCTGAAACCCGTGCTGGCCACCGTGTCCCCGGAGGCGATCAACCAGTTCAGCGCCAGTATGGTCGCGCTGATCGAGGGGGACGGCACCCAGGTCGAGCCCGCGATGGCCGCGATCGGGCGGCTGGCGTCCTATGTGGACAACCGCCAGCAGGTGATCGGCACGCTGATCCACAACATGTCCGACCTGTCCGATCGGGTCGGCGGCCGGGTGCATTACCTGGTGCCGCTGCTGGCCCGGCTGAGCGACATCTTCCAGGAACTGCAGACCAATATCGGCGGCCTGGCCCAGTTCGCGATGGCGGCGCCGTCGGTCCTGGGTCCGCTGGACAGCCTGTTCGACGCGCTCGGCCTGCAATCGGGCACCGATGTCGACGCCCTCATCCACCGGCTGTTCCCCGATCCGCAGGAGGCCGTGGACGTCTTCGGCAAGCTGCCCGCCCTGCTGGGCGGACTGGACGCCGCGACACCGAAATCGGTCGCGGGCTGGAAACCGCAGTGCTCCAAGGGAACTGCCGAACTGCCGCAGGTGCTGCGGATCATGGTCGCCGGACAGCAGGTGGCGGTATGCAACGGCTGAACCTGCTGCGCCGCCGTGAGGGCCGGGTCGCCGACGCGGCCGGTATCCGCCGCCGCGAGATCCGGCTGGGCATCGTCGGGGTGGCACTGGTCGTGATCTGCGCGGCCGCCGCCGGGATCCTGTACGTGGTGCCGTTCGGGAAGAAGACCTATACCGCCGAACTGTCGGAAGCGCAGTCGGTGAAGGTCGGCGACGACATCCGGGTGGCCGGAATCCCGGTCGGGAAGGTCGATGCGCTGGATCTGCGCCCGGATCGGGTGCGGATGCGATTCACCGTCGATTCCGACGTCTTCGTCGGTGACCAGTCCTCGCTGGACATCCGGATGCTGACCATCGTCGGCGGCAACTACGTGGCGTTGTTCCCGGCGGGGCGTAATCCGCTGGGCGACAAGGCGATCCCGGTCGACCGTGTGCACCTGCCCTACAGTCTGGTGCAGACCTTCCAGGACGCGGCGCAACCGCTGAGCCAGGTCGACGGCGACACCCTGCGCCGCAATCTCGCGGCACTGGACACCTCGATCGATGCCGCCCCCGACGCCCTGCGCACCACGCTGAACACCCTGGGCACCTACGTCGACGCCCTGAACCGCCAGCGCACCCAGGTGACAAACGCCATCGCCGTCGCCGACGAATACGTGACCATGTACGACGGCGCCAAACACGATCTGGGCCGGTTGATGGTCAATGTCAACCAGATGGAGACCCTGCTCGCCGACAAGCGCGCCGAACTGCGCGAGGGCGTACGGCTGCTGCGCGCGGTGATCGAGCGGGTCGCGGCGCTGGCGCCCACCTACGACACCGCCCTGAAACCGAAGCTCCAACAGCTCGCCGACGCCCTGCCGCAACTGGAGAAGCTGGGCGGGCAACTCGAACCGGTCCTCGGCTCGGTGCGGAGCCTGCAGTCGAAGTTCGCTCAGCTCAGCGGAACCGACGGCGCGGCGACGGTGGATCAGTCGGGACAGACCGTCGCGGCGCCCGGTGCGCGACTGTGTATTCCGGTGCCGGGGAAGGACTGCTGATGCTGCACAAGCTGCTCGGATCGCGGGCCTTCATGTCGATCGCCGGTGTGGTGGCCGTGGTCGTCGTCGCCGTGGTCGGCTATCTCGCCGCATTCCAGCCGATGAAGGCCACCACCGCCTACTGCGCGATCATGCCCGACAGTGTCGGGCTGTATCCCGGCAATCAGGTCACCATGCGCGGAATCACCGTCGGCAAAGTGACATCCATTGCGCCGCAGGGCAATGCGGTGAAGGTCGACTTCGCCGTCGACTCCGATCATCCTGTGCTCGCCGACGCGGGCGCGACGACGCTGTCGGACAGTATCGTCGCCGCGCGGGAGCTGGCCGTGGTCTCCGGCGGTAAGGACGCCGCGCATTGGGATCACACCCGTTGTCTCACCAAAACGTTGACGCCCAAGAGCCTCACGGAGACGTTGAACGCGCTCGCGCAGTTGTCGTCGCAGATCCAGGGGCCCGATGCCGCACATCCCGACGCGCTCTCGCGCGGGCTGACCTCGCTCGACAAGGCCACGAGCGGAACCGGTCCGCAGATCAACGAGCTGGTACAGAAGCTCAGCACCGCCATGGCCGCGCCGGATGCCGATATCGC
Encoded here:
- a CDS encoding MlaD family protein; amino-acid sequence: MKVGAAAWRLGLFAVVMIVVLSVVFTAIKRPVSGDTETHQALFTDANGLKVGDDVRQFGVQVGKVEGISLNGALARVRLSLKTTAPIYDNSHLAIRYQNLTGQRYIDLQQEPKPGTRLPGGHTVGIDHTVPSFDVTSMFNGLKPVLATVSPEAINQFSASMVALIEGDGTQVEPAMAAIGRLASYVDNRQQVIGTLIHNMSDLSDRVGGRVHYLVPLLARLSDIFQELQTNIGGLAQFAMAAPSVLGPLDSLFDALGLQSGTDVDALIHRLFPDPQEAVDVFGKLPALLGGLDAATPKSVAGWKPQCSKGTAELPQVLRIMVAGQQVAVCNG
- a CDS encoding MlaD family protein, translated to MPNYGMPGVAVDKRRSLLVGGVALGLVAAVVIATMAYRGLRSDDSLRIALHTEQIGDGVLTGTPVRVDGVQVGKVEEITPADGGTQRITLRLDRSQLHGIDDSLHVDYAPANLFGISEIELRPGSGGAPLRADSTIELTGRHSGAVYDATMGGLLRGLSQTGNALLTPQMATVISQVAGDVQGFTPLVQALISVAQTITDNQKMPSSELVGRLGPAFDGGGKFAGATIQVLDLIRNIPRLQDNRGSYDAGTAALTDSVLPALANLGTGAGSELSGSTDALAPVLAVLAQLVPHPQQSGADLTELLRRLRTGLHDTPDGPVLDADIDVRGVPVLAPLLGGIR
- a CDS encoding MlaD family protein; this translates as MQRLNLLRRREGRVADAAGIRRREIRLGIVGVALVVICAAAAGILYVVPFGKKTYTAELSEAQSVKVGDDIRVAGIPVGKVDALDLRPDRVRMRFTVDSDVFVGDQSSLDIRMLTIVGGNYVALFPAGRNPLGDKAIPVDRVHLPYSLVQTFQDAAQPLSQVDGDTLRRNLAALDTSIDAAPDALRTTLNTLGTYVDALNRQRTQVTNAIAVADEYVTMYDGAKHDLGRLMVNVNQMETLLADKRAELREGVRLLRAVIERVAALAPTYDTALKPKLQQLADALPQLEKLGGQLEPVLGSVRSLQSKFAQLSGTDGAATVDQSGQTVAAPGARLCIPVPGKDC
- a CDS encoding MlaD family protein; the protein is MLHKLLGSRAFMSIAGVVAVVVVAVVGYLAAFQPMKATTAYCAIMPDSVGLYPGNQVTMRGITVGKVTSIAPQGNAVKVDFAVDSDHPVLADAGATTLSDSIVAARELAVVSGGKDAAHWDHTRCLTKTLTPKSLTETLNALAQLSSQIQGPDAAHPDALSRGLTSLDKATSGTGPQINELVQKLSTAMAAPDADIAHLAGIFDAFASVSKDVEAHWGELKTMLIRLGPVLSQASEDLLEPGAALFDGLGRVLPMLNDITTLFGDPIMRALDDTVPLVKFLRANVGSLAQMVSLTPVLAQAVHSVGASGIGYAPPKVAIPQEHADQVCAAIDALAPGRCTPADGLVQVDMAALVFGLAGAR